A genomic window from Maledivibacter sp. includes:
- the wecB gene encoding UDP-N-acetylglucosamine 2-epimerase (non-hydrolyzing) has translation MSIFGTRPEAVKMAPVVKKLEEAEGIESIVCVTAQHREMLDQVLDLFDILPHYDLDIMKAGQTLSEITCRALMGLEEVIKAAKPHMILVHGDTTTTFVGALAAFYGQVEIGHVEAGLRSGNMYSPYPEEANRSLTGRIANLHFAPTKGNEENLLNEGIRKDKIIVTGNTVIDALIDVIDEDYKFENDILNDIDYKNKKIILLTCHRRENLGEPMKNIFSAVKEIVLKNEDVHVIFPVHLNPKVREIAFGILENIPRVHLINPLDYEPFANLMGKADIILTDSGGIQEEAPALGKPVLVLRTETERPEAVLAGTAKIAGIEKDNIVKLTDELINNKEEYDKMANAVNPYGDGKASERIVDAIRKYFKNSC, from the coding sequence ATGTCAATCTTTGGAACACGACCAGAAGCGGTAAAGATGGCTCCCGTGGTTAAAAAATTAGAGGAAGCAGAGGGCATAGAGTCTATTGTATGTGTTACAGCCCAACATAGGGAGATGCTTGATCAAGTACTAGATCTCTTTGATATTTTACCACACTATGATTTGGATATAATGAAAGCTGGACAAACCTTGAGTGAGATAACCTGTAGAGCCCTTATGGGATTAGAGGAGGTTATAAAAGCTGCAAAGCCTCATATGATATTAGTTCATGGAGATACTACCACTACCTTTGTAGGTGCTTTAGCAGCATTTTATGGCCAAGTGGAAATAGGACATGTTGAGGCAGGTCTGAGAAGCGGTAATATGTATTCCCCTTATCCCGAGGAAGCAAACAGGAGTCTTACAGGAAGGATTGCAAACCTTCATTTTGCACCGACAAAGGGAAATGAGGAAAATCTTCTAAATGAAGGAATAAGAAAAGATAAAATCATAGTAACTGGAAATACAGTAATTGATGCTTTAATAGATGTAATTGATGAAGACTATAAATTTGAAAATGATATCTTGAATGATATTGATTATAAAAATAAAAAGATTATTCTTCTTACTTGTCATAGGAGAGAAAATCTTGGGGAACCAATGAAAAACATATTTTCAGCAGTAAAAGAGATAGTACTAAAAAATGAAGATGTTCATGTGATTTTCCCAGTACATCTCAATCCAAAGGTTAGGGAAATAGCCTTTGGGATACTAGAAAATATACCTAGGGTACACCTTATAAACCCCCTTGATTATGAGCCCTTTGCAAATCTAATGGGTAAAGCTGATATAATTTTAACGGATTCAGGGGGCATACAAGAAGAAGCACCTGCTCTTGGTAAACCGGTTCTTGTTTTAAGAACAGAAACGGAAAGACCAGAAGCGGTATTAGCGGGAACTGCTAAGATAGCAGGAATAGAAAAGGATAACATAGTTAAACTAACAGATGAATTAATAAACAACAAAGAGGAATATGACAAAATGGCAAATGCGGTCAATCCATATGGTGATGGAAAAGCAAGTGAGCGAATTGTCGATGCTATAAGGAAATATTTCAAAAATTCATGTTAA
- the atpD gene encoding F0F1 ATP synthase subunit beta, giving the protein MAQNVGKVVSIIGPVVDVRFESQNLPEILNAIEINYNDKKLIVEVAQHIGDNTVRCVAMSSTDGLVRGIEAVDTGTPISVPVGKATLGRIFNVLGSAIDAKPDPKKVEKWPIHRPAPAFEDQETSAEILETGIKVVDLIAPYAKGGKIGLFGGAGVGKTVLIQELINNIAKEHGGLSVFAGVGERTREGNDLYHEMIESGVIEKTAMVFGQMNEPPGARMRVGLTGLTMAEYFRDTEGRDVLLFVDNIFRFTQAGSEVSALLGRMPSAVGYQPTLATDMGALQERITSTKKGSITSVQAVYVPADDLTDPAPATTFAHLDAQTVLSREISNLGIYPAVDPLDSNSRILTPEVVGEEHYKVARQVQEILQRLKELQDIIAILGMDELSDEDKLVVSRGRKIQRFMSQPFHVAEQFTGTPGRYVPIKETIRGFKEILEGKHDDLPESAFLLVGTIEDAVEKAKQS; this is encoded by the coding sequence ATGGCCCAAAACGTTGGAAAGGTAGTTTCAATCATAGGTCCTGTTGTAGACGTAAGATTTGAAAGCCAAAATCTACCTGAAATCTTGAATGCCATAGAGATTAATTATAATGATAAGAAGCTTATAGTTGAGGTTGCTCAACATATAGGGGACAATACAGTAAGATGTGTTGCCATGTCATCAACTGATGGCTTGGTAAGGGGTATTGAAGCCGTGGATACAGGAACACCTATTTCAGTTCCTGTTGGAAAAGCAACATTAGGTCGTATATTCAATGTACTTGGAAGTGCTATAGATGCTAAGCCGGACCCCAAGAAGGTAGAAAAATGGCCTATTCATAGACCAGCTCCAGCCTTTGAAGATCAAGAGACATCCGCTGAGATTCTTGAAACTGGGATCAAAGTAGTTGATCTTATAGCACCCTATGCTAAGGGTGGTAAGATAGGTTTATTTGGTGGTGCCGGTGTTGGTAAGACGGTTCTTATCCAAGAGCTTATCAACAATATCGCAAAGGAGCATGGTGGACTTTCAGTATTTGCCGGTGTTGGTGAGAGAACAAGGGAAGGTAATGACCTTTATCATGAAATGATAGAGTCGGGAGTTATTGAAAAAACTGCCATGGTATTTGGACAGATGAATGAGCCACCAGGAGCTAGAATGCGTGTTGGACTTACTGGACTTACAATGGCGGAATATTTCAGAGACACTGAAGGTAGAGATGTACTATTATTCGTTGACAATATATTTAGATTTACACAAGCGGGCTCAGAGGTTTCAGCATTACTTGGACGTATGCCTAGTGCCGTTGGTTATCAGCCGACACTTGCTACGGATATGGGTGCCCTTCAAGAGAGAATCACATCAACTAAGAAGGGTTCCATCACATCGGTTCAAGCTGTATACGTACCTGCCGATGACTTAACTGACCCCGCTCCGGCAACAACGTTTGCCCATCTGGATGCTCAAACAGTTTTATCAAGAGAGATATCTAATCTAGGGATATATCCAGCTGTGGATCCTCTGGATTCTAACTCAAGAATCTTGACTCCAGAGGTAGTTGGAGAAGAACATTATAAGGTGGCTCGTCAGGTTCAAGAGATACTACAGAGATTAAAGGAGCTACAGGATATAATTGCTATACTTGGTATGGATGAGCTTTCGGATGAAGATAAATTAGTTGTTTCAAGGGGAAGAAAGATTCAAAGATTTATGTCACAACCATTCCACGTTGCTGAGCAGTTTACAGGAACTCCAGGAAGATATGTACCTATTAAGGAGACCATAAGAGGATTCAAGGAAATACTAGAAGGTAAACACGATGATCTTCCAGAATCGGCCTTTCTTCTAGTAGGAACAATTGAGGATGCAGTGGAAAAAGCGAAACAATCTTAA
- a CDS encoding undecaprenyl/decaprenyl-phosphate alpha-N-acetylglucosaminyl 1-phosphate transferase, producing the protein MTKFILPAALGAVVSFLSTPIVKKLAHKLGAIDIPKDDRRVHKNPIPRLGGLAIFLGFILTILVLVKMDLLEINKEILGMLLGASIIVGMGFVDDIKPLPAKVKLVVQIIAASVLVGFGIRIEYITNFLKSDTISLLNKGTVGLGILSIPITIFWIVGITNTVNLIDGLDGLAAGISAIAALTLAYVAYAKPELSNSQETLMMTLALAGSCIGFLPFNFNPAKIFMGDTGSLFLGFILAAISINGFIKGATALAMVVPIFALGLPIFDTTFAILRRAFNGRPIMEADKGHLHHRLLSTGMGQKRAVLTLYMISTFLGVSAALLLKQKYVNSAIVLVITAAIVAVPINQSWMQKEKTSNNKE; encoded by the coding sequence ATGACCAAGTTTATTTTACCTGCAGCCCTTGGAGCTGTGGTGAGCTTCTTATCAACTCCTATAGTAAAAAAACTAGCTCATAAATTAGGAGCTATAGATATACCAAAGGATGATAGAAGAGTACATAAGAATCCTATACCAAGACTAGGTGGCTTGGCAATATTCTTAGGATTTATATTAACAATATTAGTGCTAGTAAAAATGGATTTATTAGAGATCAATAAGGAAATATTAGGAATGCTTTTAGGAGCGTCGATTATTGTTGGGATGGGATTTGTTGATGATATAAAACCATTACCGGCTAAGGTAAAATTAGTAGTACAAATAATCGCTGCAAGTGTACTTGTTGGATTTGGAATCAGAATAGAATACATAACGAATTTCCTTAAATCCGATACGATTTCATTGCTCAATAAGGGAACTGTTGGTCTTGGTATTTTAAGTATACCGATAACTATATTTTGGATAGTAGGTATTACGAATACTGTAAATTTAATTGATGGACTTGATGGATTAGCAGCGGGAATATCGGCTATTGCAGCATTGACTTTAGCCTATGTAGCCTATGCTAAGCCGGAATTATCTAATAGTCAAGAAACTCTAATGATGACCTTAGCGTTGGCTGGAAGCTGTATAGGGTTTTTACCCTTTAATTTTAATCCAGCTAAGATATTTATGGGAGATACGGGCTCCCTATTCCTAGGTTTCATATTAGCAGCTATATCAATTAATGGATTTATCAAAGGTGCTACTGCCCTTGCTATGGTTGTTCCTATATTTGCATTAGGACTTCCTATATTCGATACTACCTTTGCGATACTGAGAAGGGCATTTAATGGAAGACCTATCATGGAAGCAGACAAGGGACACTTACATCATAGACTTCTTTCAACTGGGATGGGACAAAAGAGAGCTGTATTGACCCTTTATATGATAAGTACTTTTTTAGGAGTGAGTGCAGCATTATTATTAAAACAAAAGTATGTAAATAGTGCCATCGTATTAGTGATAACAGCAGCCATTGTGGCTGTTCCCATCAATCAAAGCTGGATGCAAAAAGAAAAAACTTCGAATAATAAAGAGTAA
- a CDS encoding cytidine/deoxycytidylate deaminase family protein, with the protein MRPDWDDYFMEMAEVVKTRSTCLRRRVGAVIVKDKRILATGYNGAPANTPHCLDIGCYREKLNIPSGERAELCRGTHAEQNAMIQAAYHGVSIKGATLYVTLQPCVLCAKMAINAGIKEIYFKGNYPDKLSLKILEEANIKLIKYD; encoded by the coding sequence ATGCGACCGGATTGGGACGATTATTTTATGGAAATGGCTGAGGTCGTAAAAACTAGGTCCACTTGCTTAAGGCGAAGGGTGGGTGCAGTTATAGTTAAGGATAAAAGAATACTTGCTACTGGATATAATGGAGCCCCAGCCAATACACCCCATTGCTTAGACATTGGTTGCTATAGAGAAAAGCTAAATATTCCTTCTGGTGAAAGAGCAGAGCTTTGTAGAGGAACCCATGCCGAGCAAAATGCAATGATCCAAGCTGCATACCATGGTGTAAGTATAAAGGGAGCTACCCTATATGTGACCCTGCAGCCATGTGTACTATGTGCGAAAATGGCAATAAATGCTGGTATAAAGGAGATATACTTTAAGGGGAATTATCCAGATAAGCTTTCACTTAAGATACTTGAAGAGGCTAATATCAAGCTTATAAAGTATGACTAA
- the atpF gene encoding F0F1 ATP synthase subunit B yields the protein MGLKLGLVEVSWNFWFQIVNTIILFLILKKLLFKPVSEFMERRKAEIVGSIKEAEMKNEEAESYKAEYIAKIGSSEEEGRQIIRDAAKRAEERANEIIKAAHKEAEEIKQRANLEIDRERKKAINSLKDEIASIAMLAASKVVEEDLNDKKHNNLVRKFIDEVGETRWQN from the coding sequence ATGGGATTGAAGCTTGGGTTAGTTGAAGTCAGTTGGAATTTCTGGTTTCAAATAGTTAATACAATTATACTTTTCCTTATTCTTAAAAAGCTTCTATTCAAACCGGTTTCAGAGTTTATGGAAAGAAGAAAAGCTGAAATTGTAGGTTCTATAAAAGAAGCTGAGATGAAGAATGAAGAAGCTGAAAGCTATAAGGCAGAGTATATAGCTAAGATAGGTAGTTCAGAAGAAGAAGGTAGACAAATAATAAGGGATGCTGCTAAGAGGGCCGAGGAAAGGGCTAACGAAATAATTAAAGCAGCTCATAAGGAAGCAGAAGAAATAAAACAAAGAGCAAATCTTGAAATAGACAGAGAAAGAAAAAAGGCTATAAATTCCCTTAAGGATGAAATAGCATCTATTGCCATGCTTGCGGCTTCTAAAGTTGTTGAAGAAGACTTAAATGATAAAAAGCATAATAACCTTGTAAGAAAGTTTATAGATGAGGTAGGGGAAACAAGATGGCAAAATTAG
- a CDS encoding AtpZ/AtpI family protein yields the protein MKNGKYKMYENLVFVTQIGLMMALPIVICVIIGNYIDEKLGTGSIFLLIFIALGVASSFLNLYKITMRLINKRK from the coding sequence ATGAAAAATGGTAAATATAAAATGTATGAAAACTTAGTTTTCGTAACTCAAATTGGATTAATGATGGCTTTACCTATAGTAATATGCGTAATTATCGGAAATTATATAGATGAAAAACTAGGTACAGGTAGTATTTTTTTATTGATATTTATAGCCTTAGGAGTTGCTTCTTCTTTTTTGAATTTGTATAAAATCACCATGAGGTTAATAAATAAAAGGAAGTGA
- the atpG gene encoding ATP synthase F1 subunit gamma produces the protein MAGMGMRDIKRRIKSVNSTKQITNAMKLVSTAKLKRTRDRFEKVQPYSETVNRTIQGILGSANNIEHKYISEREIKKSLYIVITADRGLCGGYNINAIKKALEDIEDKEKASFIVIGQRAKGYLQKRNYEILGEYLQISEKPEYSHAKDIGRLALKLYKDGEIDEIKLIYTRFASTISQVPELLKLLPASKPNEEQSGEKEFKYVSYEPSPGAVLDYLIPKYVESTIFGALVESAASEQAARRMAMENATDNAEEMIGNLTLSFNQARQAAITQEITEIVGGAEALK, from the coding sequence ATGGCAGGAATGGGAATGCGCGATATCAAGCGTAGGATAAAGAGTGTAAACAGTACTAAACAGATAACTAATGCCATGAAGCTTGTATCTACTGCTAAGTTAAAGAGAACAAGAGACAGGTTTGAAAAAGTACAACCATATTCTGAAACAGTAAATAGAACTATACAAGGAATACTAGGGAGTGCTAATAATATTGAGCATAAATATATCAGTGAGCGTGAAATTAAAAAGAGTCTGTATATAGTTATTACGGCTGATAGAGGTTTATGCGGTGGATACAATATAAATGCTATAAAAAAGGCATTAGAGGATATAGAAGATAAGGAAAAGGCTAGCTTCATAGTTATTGGACAAAGAGCTAAGGGTTATTTACAGAAGAGAAATTATGAGATATTAGGTGAATATTTACAGATTTCAGAAAAACCAGAGTATAGTCATGCTAAGGATATAGGAAGATTAGCCCTTAAGCTATACAAAGATGGCGAAATAGATGAAATTAAGCTTATATATACTAGATTTGCAAGTACTATATCCCAAGTACCAGAATTGCTTAAGCTTTTACCAGCATCTAAACCAAATGAGGAGCAGTCTGGGGAAAAGGAATTTAAGTATGTTTCATATGAACCCTCTCCAGGGGCAGTGCTAGATTATCTGATTCCTAAATATGTTGAAAGTACAATATTTGGTGCATTAGTTGAATCGGCTGCCAGTGAACAGGCTGCTAGAAGAATGGCTATGGAAAATGCAACGGATAATGCTGAGGAAATGATTGGAAATCTTACATTGTCATTTAATCAGGCACGACAGGCTGCTATCACTCAAGAAATTACAGAAATCGTTGGAGGTGCAGAAGCACTGAAGTAG
- the atpA gene encoding F0F1 ATP synthase subunit alpha: MNLRPEEISSVIKAQIKRYESKLEAKDVGTIIQVGDGIARIHGLEKCMAGELLEFPDEVYGMVLNLEEDNVGAVLLGSDQNIKEGDTVKRTERIVEVPVGNELIGRVVNALGQPIDGKGPIKSEKFRPIEAEAPGVIDRKSVHQPLQTGIKAIDSMIPIGRGQRELIIGDRQTGKTAVCIDTILNQKEENVICIYVAIGQKKSTVAQLVKTLEENGAMDYTMVVSASASEAAPLQYIAPFAGCAMGEELMHQGKDVLIVYDDLSKHAVAYRAMSLLLRRPPGREAYPGDVFYLHSRLLERAAKLSDKLGGGSITALPLIETQAGDVSAYIPTNVISITDGQIYLETELFNAGQRPAVNAGISVSRVGGDAQIKAMKKVAGKIKLELAQYRELAAFAQFGSELDKDTKDRLDQGQRLMEILKQSQYNPIRVEDQVIIIYAAVNKYLKEIEVDALGRYQVQLLEFMGNNHSEIGASIKQTGKLEEKTENELKSAIEEFNRIFKEREKDRA; encoded by the coding sequence ATGAATCTTAGACCTGAAGAAATAAGCTCTGTGATTAAAGCACAGATTAAAAGATATGAAAGTAAGCTTGAAGCGAAGGATGTAGGAACAATAATTCAAGTTGGAGACGGTATTGCAAGAATCCATGGGCTTGAAAAATGTATGGCTGGAGAGCTTCTGGAGTTTCCTGACGAAGTCTACGGTATGGTACTTAACCTAGAGGAAGATAATGTTGGTGCTGTGTTACTTGGGTCTGATCAAAATATCAAAGAAGGGGATACCGTAAAGCGTACCGAAAGAATCGTTGAGGTTCCCGTTGGTAATGAATTGATAGGAAGAGTTGTTAATGCGTTAGGACAACCTATAGATGGTAAAGGACCGATAAAATCTGAAAAGTTTAGACCTATAGAAGCCGAGGCTCCTGGCGTTATAGACAGAAAATCAGTTCATCAGCCCTTGCAAACTGGTATCAAGGCCATAGATTCCATGATACCTATAGGTAGGGGACAGAGGGAGCTTATTATCGGTGATAGACAAACCGGTAAAACTGCCGTTTGTATTGATACCATCTTGAATCAAAAAGAAGAAAATGTAATTTGTATATATGTTGCTATTGGGCAAAAGAAATCCACTGTTGCCCAGCTTGTTAAAACTTTAGAAGAGAATGGTGCAATGGACTACACTATGGTGGTTTCAGCCTCAGCAAGTGAAGCGGCTCCACTTCAGTATATCGCACCCTTTGCTGGTTGTGCAATGGGAGAAGAACTTATGCATCAAGGTAAAGATGTGCTGATAGTGTACGACGACTTGTCTAAGCATGCTGTTGCATATCGTGCTATGTCATTATTACTTCGTCGTCCACCGGGACGTGAAGCATATCCTGGTGATGTATTCTATCTACATAGTAGATTACTTGAGAGAGCTGCAAAGCTTAGTGATAAGCTTGGAGGAGGTTCAATAACTGCCCTTCCACTTATTGAAACACAAGCGGGGGACGTTTCGGCTTATATCCCTACAAATGTAATATCTATTACCGATGGGCAGATATATCTTGAGACAGAATTGTTCAACGCAGGACAAAGACCAGCGGTTAATGCAGGTATATCCGTATCACGTGTTGGTGGAGATGCTCAGATAAAAGCTATGAAAAAGGTTGCAGGTAAAATCAAGCTTGAGCTTGCTCAGTATAGAGAACTAGCTGCCTTTGCTCAATTTGGTTCTGAGCTTGATAAGGATACAAAGGATAGACTTGATCAAGGTCAAAGATTAATGGAAATATTAAAGCAGTCTCAATATAATCCGATTAGAGTAGAAGATCAAGTTATAATAATCTATGCTGCTGTTAATAAGTATCTTAAGGAAATAGAAGTAGATGCTTTAGGACGTTATCAGGTACAACTTTTAGAATTTATGGGTAACAATCATTCAGAAATTGGTGCTTCAATAAAACAAACTGGTAAGCTTGAAGAAAAAACAGAAAACGAGCTTAAGTCGGCCATAGAAGAATTTAATAGGATATTTAAGGAAAGAGAAAAGGATAGAGCATAA
- the atpB gene encoding F0F1 ATP synthase subunit A has translation MNGGFGPYKVIELPGGIVISQTVTVTWFIMFLLTVFAYFASKKLDKVPSTFQNIVEILVESIYNLTKQTMGEDKMNFAPYMGTLLLFIGIANISGLFGLRPPTADVNTTLGLAIMTFFMVHYNSIKSNGVKSYMKGYLEPMPFLLPLNIIGELANPVSLAFRLFGNVVGGVIIMVLLYNALGFLSASLGIGIPILQAGIPAVLHIYFDLFAGLLQSFIFTMLTMVFISMGMD, from the coding sequence ATGAATGGCGGTTTTGGACCTTATAAAGTTATAGAACTACCAGGGGGCATAGTGATTAGTCAAACAGTGACTGTGACATGGTTTATAATGTTTTTGCTTACTGTTTTTGCCTATTTTGCTAGCAAGAAATTGGATAAGGTCCCTAGTACATTTCAGAATATAGTTGAAATTTTGGTAGAATCTATATACAATTTGACGAAGCAAACCATGGGGGAAGATAAGATGAACTTTGCACCCTATATGGGAACTCTCTTACTTTTTATAGGAATAGCAAATATTTCTGGTTTGTTTGGATTAAGACCACCCACTGCCGATGTTAATACGACATTGGGGCTTGCAATAATGACCTTTTTTATGGTTCATTATAATTCAATTAAGTCAAATGGAGTCAAAAGCTATATGAAGGGTTATTTAGAGCCTATGCCATTTTTATTACCCCTAAATATAATAGGAGAGCTTGCTAATCCGGTATCTTTGGCTTTCCGTTTGTTTGGTAATGTTGTTGGTGGAGTAATCATAATGGTTCTTTTGTATAATGCCCTTGGATTTTTAAGTGCCTCGTTAGGTATTGGAATACCAATACTCCAGGCGGGGATTCCTGCGGTGCTTCATATTTACTTTGATTTATTTGCAGGATTACTTCAATCTTTTATTTTCACCATGTTAACTATGGTATTTATATCAATGGGTATGGATTAA
- a CDS encoding F0F1 ATP synthase subunit epsilon, giving the protein MASTFQLEIVTPDRKFFEGEVDMVIAKTTEGYTGILHDHVPMVSPLSIGVIKIKKDSKIIKATCSGGFISTDEDKATIVTDSAEWPEEIDVVRAESAMKRAEERIKIKSEETDMLRAQIALNKALNRLRLTKGE; this is encoded by the coding sequence ATGGCATCGACTTTCCAGCTTGAGATAGTTACTCCCGATAGAAAGTTTTTTGAAGGCGAGGTTGATATGGTTATTGCTAAGACCACGGAAGGATATACTGGTATTCTTCATGACCATGTTCCCATGGTATCACCTCTTTCTATAGGAGTAATTAAGATAAAAAAGGATAGTAAAATTATTAAGGCTACATGCTCTGGTGGCTTTATAAGCACTGATGAAGATAAAGCTACTATTGTTACTGATTCAGCTGAATGGCCTGAGGAAATAGATGTTGTAAGGGCTGAGTCTGCTATGAAGAGAGCCGAAGAAAGAATTAAAATTAAGTCTGAAGAAACGGATATGTTAAGGGCTCAAATAGCACTTAATAAAGCATTAAATAGATTAAGACTTACAAAAGGTGAATAA
- a CDS encoding F0F1 ATP synthase subunit delta, with the protein MAKLVSRTYSEALFEVALEESKVDQFLDEISFVTKTFKMYPEFFELFKTPLVKGDEKKKIMEDIFGDKLSKEMNNFLKIIIDKRRGHFIEQIKCEYESIVNEHKGIVNAVAITAVPLADKEKIMLREKLSTITGKTIELSNEIDKDVIGGILVKIGDKIIDGTIKSRLEELKESLSQIIV; encoded by the coding sequence ATGGCAAAATTAGTATCTAGAACTTATTCAGAGGCTTTATTTGAAGTGGCTTTAGAGGAAAGCAAGGTAGATCAGTTTTTAGATGAAATAAGCTTTGTTACAAAGACCTTTAAAATGTATCCAGAGTTTTTTGAACTTTTCAAAACCCCCCTTGTTAAAGGCGATGAAAAGAAAAAGATAATGGAAGATATATTTGGTGATAAATTGAGTAAAGAGATGAATAATTTCTTGAAAATAATCATTGATAAAAGAAGAGGTCATTTTATTGAGCAAATAAAATGTGAGTATGAAAGTATAGTAAATGAACATAAGGGCATAGTTAATGCAGTAGCAATTACTGCGGTTCCTTTAGCTGATAAAGAAAAGATTATGCTTAGGGAGAAATTATCCACAATAACAGGAAAGACCATCGAGCTTTCAAATGAGATCGATAAGGATGTTATAGGTGGAATTTTAGTTAAGATAGGCGATAAGATTATAGATGGAACGATAAAGAGTAGACTTGAAGAACTGAAGGAAAGTCTATCACAAATCATAGTGTAA
- a CDS encoding ATP synthase subunit I: MIETYELEKKIIKRVLIILSILIIIAYFTSQNPKAWALGYVFGGLIGILNFLHLGKTIERAVTMNPGKAQGYTSSRYMLRYLTTGVVIAVSLKADYLNGLATIAGLLLVKFAIYSTHLFDSKEYYRRIFKRREDNR; the protein is encoded by the coding sequence TTGATTGAAACCTATGAATTAGAAAAAAAGATTATAAAGAGAGTGCTAATTATTCTCTCTATCTTGATTATAATAGCTTATTTTACTTCACAGAATCCAAAGGCTTGGGCTCTTGGATATGTTTTTGGAGGCTTGATAGGCATATTGAATTTTCTCCACTTAGGGAAGACTATTGAGAGAGCAGTTACAATGAACCCAGGGAAAGCACAGGGTTATACGTCTTCTAGATACATGCTTAGATATCTTACCACTGGAGTTGTTATAGCAGTTTCGCTAAAGGCGGATTATCTAAATGGATTAGCCACGATTGCAGGTTTGCTTTTAGTGAAGTTTGCCATATATTCAACACATTTATTTGATAGTAAAGAATATTACAGAAGAATTTTTAAGAGAAGGGAGGACAACAGATGA
- the atpE gene encoding ATP synthase F0 subunit C encodes MNSMNFIEKFFAWLLSFDKQTLIYAASAIGAGLAMIAGIGPGIGQGYAAGKGAEAVGLNPKGSKQSTMVMLLGAAVAETSGILALVVAIILLYGNPIVNFEGASIILAASAIGAGFSMIAGIGPGIGQGYAAGKATEAVGRRPKLYSAIVRTMFLGQAVAQTTGIYALIVALVLIFANPFIR; translated from the coding sequence ATGAACAGCATGAACTTTATTGAAAAGTTCTTTGCATGGTTACTAAGCTTCGACAAGCAGACCTTAATCTACGCTGCCTCAGCTATTGGAGCAGGACTTGCCATGATAGCTGGTATTGGACCTGGAATAGGACAAGGTTATGCAGCCGGAAAAGGTGCTGAGGCCGTAGGTCTCAACCCTAAAGGTAGCAAGCAATCTACCATGGTTATGCTTTTAGGTGCTGCTGTAGCGGAAACATCGGGTATTTTAGCTTTAGTAGTTGCTATCATACTCTTATATGGGAATCCAATAGTTAACTTTGAGGGAGCTTCCATAATCTTAGCTGCATCGGCTATTGGAGCAGGATTTTCTATGATAGCTGGTATTGGACCTGGGATAGGACAGGGTTATGCAGCGGGAAAGGCTACAGAAGCAGTGGGGAGAAGACCAAAATTGTATTCGGCTATTGTGAGAACCATGTTTTTGGGGCAAGCAGTGGCACAAACCACAGGGATTTACGCTTTAATAGTTGCATTGGTATTGATTTTTGCCAATCCATTTATTAGATAA
- the atpE gene encoding ATP synthase F0 subunit C, with protein MNGVDLIKACSAIGAGLAMIAGIGPGIGQGYAAGKGAEGVGRQPEAQGDIVRTMLLGAAVAETTGIYGLIVALILLFANPFF; from the coding sequence ATGAATGGTGTAGATTTAATAAAAGCGTGTTCAGCGATTGGTGCAGGTTTAGCTATGATAGCTGGTATTGGACCTGGGATTGGACAGGGTTATGCAGCGGGTAAAGGTGCTGAAGGTGTTGGAAGACAGCCAGAGGCTCAAGGTGATATTGTTAGAACTATGCTACTTGGTGCAGCGGTTGCAGAGACCACAGGTATCTATGGATTAATCGTAGCACTAATTCTATTATTTGCTAACCCATTTTTCTAA